TCCGTCCGCCGTGCAGCTCGACGAACTTGCGGCACAGCGCCAGACCCAGGCCCGTGCCCTCGGCCTTCTTCTCCGCCTTCCCGACCTGGCGGAACGCCTCGAACACCGCTTCCTGATCCTCCGGCGCGATGCCGATGCCGGTATCCGTCACCGAG
This sequence is a window from Candidatus Methylomirabilota bacterium. Protein-coding genes within it:
- a CDS encoding ATP-binding protein, with the translated sequence SVTDTGIGIAPEDQEAVFEAFRQVGKAEKKAEGTGLGLALCRKFVELHGGRIWVKSQLGQGSTFTFTLPLSQ